From Lewinellaceae bacterium:
CCTGAAAGGATATTCCTGCCCAAAAAGAAACCATTTTGAAAATCAACCGCCCTCCCTTTCAAACAACTTATCCATACTCAAAGCAACATCCACCAATCCCAGGCTATGCTGGTTTTGTTTCAGCCCAAAAGTAGTGATGAGCGTCAGAAAAACTTGTTTCCGGGTTTTCGTCAACTCTTTAAAATGGGCTATTTTATTGCGTAGTTCCATCGCCACGGACTTGGTAATGGTAACTTCTGCGCTATAAAATTTCATTTCGCAAAGGTTGATCACATGGTCTTTGCGGTCGATCAAAAGGTCAATTTGCATGCCTTCTTCCTCCTCGTTTCCTTTTTTGTAAAAGGCAGAAGCTATTGAATAAACCCCGGAAATCCCCAGTGCTTTCTTGATTTGGGGAAGATGCTTGAGGCAAATGCTTTCGAAGGCATAACCTGCCCAGCTCATATATTCCTGAGTTTGGCTGAGTTGCTGCCAAACCCCGTTGCCTTCGTTTCGGTTTTTTTCGATGAAGTGAATATAAAACAGGGAATATTCATCGGTTAGGCGATATACACTGTCCTTCTTTTTTTTTCCGAAAGGATAATTCATGGAAATAAAACCGGAGTGTAGCAATTCCTCGAGAATCTTTGACGTGCCCCCACCTTTGGAAAGGCCGCTTTTTTGAACGATTTCAGAACGCGTCAGGCCTTTTCGCTTTTTGGCCAATGTCCGGATCACTTTGACATGTGCTTTAGAATTTTCAAACAAGGAGCTGTATAACTTTGAAAATTCATCGTACAGCAACCCATTCTCAGAAAAGCATATTTGGTTGATATTTTGAGCAGCGCTTTTTCCAGCCTCAATTTCATCCAGGTAATGCGGCACGCCTCCCATTGCCATATACAAATGGAGGATTTGGTACCGGTCCAGGTTTATGCTTTTTGCCTTCAGGAACTCTTCGGTTTCCGCCAGGTTAAAAGGTTTTAAGGCGAGGCGCCTGGTGATCCGGTTATGCAACCCGCCTTTATGGTGAACCACTTTCCTGATCATCCACGAGGCTGCTGACCCGCAAATGACGACCACTATGTTTTGGTTTACGGCCCAGCTGTTCCAAAAAAAACTCAGCCCTTTTAAAAAGCCGGACCTATGCGTTGACAGCCATGGCAATTCATCTAAAAACACCACCATCTTCTCCGGCTTCTGCTTCATTTCCAAAAATTTTGACAAGAAATGGAAAGCTTCCAGCCAGTCTTTAGGCTGGGTTTGCGGAAAACTGCCCTTCGAAAAACTGGAAAGCTGTATCATGAAATTTCGAAGCTGTTCCTGGCGGGTAGCGTCTTGGATTCCCGTAATTTCAAAATCGATCCGCCCCTCATACACAGACTTTACCAGAAAGGTTTTTCCTACTCTCCGCCTGCCGATTACAGAAACCATTTCCGCTTTCGGTGATTGTAAAGCCTTTTCTAATATCTTCCTTTCTTCAATCCTGCCAATTAGAGGAGTGTTTGTCATAGAAATTCTTTATTGCTCGCGAAATCTATGTTAAGATAGGCGTTTTTCGCGAACAATAAAAAATTATTGCTCGCGAAATCATGAAAAACATACCACTTTTCGCGAGTAATACAGACAAGAATAGCTTCGTCTTAACGGCAAGATGATAGTACACTTTCTACCTATGGACAACATCATCGCTTTCCCCCTGCTTACGTCTAGCCAGCCAATATAACCATTCAGCCATTTTTTTACCCTGAGCTTGTCGAAGGGCAACCATCCAACCACCTACCCCTCATCATGCAATATCAGCAACGGCACCGGGCTGTCGAACACCTCACGGGTTGTGGCGCTGACGTGGAAAGCCTCTTCCAGGAAGCCCCTTTGGCGGCGCACCATACAAAGCAGGTTGGCCTGATAATCTTCTACGAAGCTGTTGATGCTCTCGTTGATGTTCTGTTCGTCGAGTTCGTAGTGGAAGGAATGATCGACGCCTTCGAGGAAGATGTCCACAGTGGGGTCGATGCCGTCATCTTTGCTGCCGAGGCCCTGGTGGAAAACGTGAATCCTGGCGCCGAAGGCCCGAGCGATCTTAACGAGGACGGCCGTAACGCCGGAGTGGCTGATGCCTTCTTCGTCCACTGCAAAAACGATGGTTTTGATGGGTTGATAATGGTAGCCGTTGGGAATGGCCAGGACGGGCGTGCGGGTGCTTTTCATCACGCCGTTGGTGATGCTGCCGGTGAAAATCTCCTTGAGACCGGAGGCGCCTTGGGTGCCCATGACGATGAGGCCGTAGTCTCCTTTTTCCGCCAGGCTGGCGATAACAGGCACGGCGTCGCCCCGGATGATCTGGCTCTCGATCGTTGCTCCGCCGGCCAGCATGGGCTCTACCCGGTTGATGGCGGCCAGCATCTGCCCGGCGGCATCCTTTTCCATATAAGATTCAACCGACAGGAACATGCCGGCGGAGCTGTATACCTTGAAAGTATTGACCAGGGTAATACTGCTCCCAAACTTATTGGCAAGTTCTACGGCATAGAGCAAGGCGCTTTCCGCGTTTTTCGAAAAATCAGTCGGCACCAGTATTTTTTTCATCAGATTGCTCGTTTGGTGGATGCCGGCGATGGCCGCCTGGCGAAGCATTTCTTCTTTTTGATTGTTGCTGCCGCTCAACAAGACCTTTAAGACGATGCTCAGGTCTTCGACACTTGGAACCACCTGCTGGAAGAGCACCTGCCCGTTGATGGCCAGAGCCGGAATGCCGGCCACCTCATAGCCCATCAGCTCGTCAATATCAGTGACCTCCCGGATGGGAACATCGATCGAGAGGCTGCTCAATGCCTTTTGAAGATTGGCCTTCAGTTGCCGGTGTTTTGACGACCCGATACCCAACAACTCGATGCTTGGCTTTCCATCTTGCCCTTTCTCTTTAGACATGCCCATTGCTATGTTTTTCTCACCCC
This genomic window contains:
- a CDS encoding universal stress protein, which encodes MSKEKGQDGKPSIELLGIGSSKHRQLKANLQKALSSLSIDVPIREVTDIDELMGYEVAGIPALAINGQVLFQQVVPSVEDLSIVLKVLLSGSNNQKEEMLRQAAIAGIHQTSNLMKKILVPTDFSKNAESALLYAVELANKFGSSITLVNTFKVYSSAGMFLSVESYMEKDAAGQMLAAINRVEPMLAGGATIESQIIRGDAVPVIASLAEKGDYGLIVMGTQGASGLKEIFTGSITNGVMKSTRTPVLAIPNGYHYQPIKTIVFAVDEEGISHSGVTAVLVKIARAFGARIHVFHQGLGSKDDGIDPTVDIFLEGVDHSFHYELDEQNINESINSFVEDYQANLLCMVRRQRGFLEEAFHVSATTREVFDSPVPLLILHDEG
- a CDS encoding ATP-binding protein codes for the protein MTNTPLIGRIEERKILEKALQSPKAEMVSVIGRRRVGKTFLVKSVYEGRIDFEITGIQDATRQEQLRNFMIQLSSFSKGSFPQTQPKDWLEAFHFLSKFLEMKQKPEKMVVFLDELPWLSTHRSGFLKGLSFFWNSWAVNQNIVVVICGSAASWMIRKVVHHKGGLHNRITRRLALKPFNLAETEEFLKAKSINLDRYQILHLYMAMGGVPHYLDEIEAGKSAAQNINQICFSENGLLYDEFSKLYSSLFENSKAHVKVIRTLAKKRKGLTRSEIVQKSGLSKGGGTSKILEELLHSGFISMNYPFGKKKKDSVYRLTDEYSLFYIHFIEKNRNEGNGVWQQLSQTQEYMSWAGYAFESICLKHLPQIKKALGISGVYSIASAFYKKGNEEEEGMQIDLLIDRKDHVINLCEMKFYSAEVTITKSVAMELRNKIAHFKELTKTRKQVFLTLITTFGLKQNQHSLGLVDVALSMDKLFEREGG